From a region of the Geothrix sp. 21YS21S-2 genome:
- a CDS encoding bifunctional hydroxymethylpyrimidine kinase/phosphomethylpyrimidine kinase, translating to MDPSAGAGILRDVMTLAALGVHPMAVSTADTVQNGLVCLAIRPPRNPLPVFDALVPHLGGAWGVKLGLCALEPGTLRDLATRLETQGPAARIWDPILAPTSGVGLHDAGGLRAMAGLLLRSGPWVVSPNLLEAAALAGLPRDADPASLGRPLLEMGAEAVWLKGGHGAGDTVEDFWITASGALSLGRKARLPGDRRGTGCTLAAAWLGFRLRGLEGPEAASAAAGFLRDAWEPGARPGGQGRPCFAPAVRA from the coding sequence ATGGATCCGTCCGCGGGTGCCGGGATCCTGCGGGATGTCATGACCTTGGCGGCCCTGGGTGTCCATCCCATGGCCGTGAGCACGGCCGACACGGTGCAGAACGGCCTGGTCTGCCTGGCCATCCGGCCCCCCCGGAACCCGCTGCCCGTCTTCGACGCCCTGGTCCCGCACCTGGGGGGCGCCTGGGGGGTGAAGCTGGGGCTCTGCGCCCTGGAGCCGGGCACCCTGCGGGACCTGGCCACCCGCCTCGAGACCCAGGGGCCCGCGGCGCGCATCTGGGACCCCATCCTCGCCCCCACCTCGGGGGTGGGCCTCCACGATGCCGGCGGCCTGCGGGCCATGGCCGGGCTCCTGCTCCGCTCCGGCCCCTGGGTGGTCTCCCCCAACCTTCTCGAGGCCGCGGCCCTGGCGGGCCTGCCCCGGGACGCGGATCCTGCGAGCCTGGGCCGGCCCCTGCTGGAGATGGGCGCAGAGGCCGTGTGGCTCAAGGGCGGCCACGGCGCCGGGGACACGGTGGAGGATTTCTGGATCACGGCATCGGGCGCCCTCAGCCTCGGCCGCAAGGCCCGGCTTCCCGGGGACCGCCGCGGCACCGGGTGCACCCTGGCCGCGGCCTGGCTGGGATTCCGCCTGAGGGGCCTGGAGGGCCCGGAGGCGGCCTCGGCCGCCGCCGGCTTCCTGCGGGACGCCTGGGAGCCCGGGGCGCGCCCCGGAGGCCAGGGCCGGCCCTGCTTCGCACCCGCGGTGCGGGCGTGA
- a CDS encoding aldo/keto reductase family oxidoreductase, translated as MTRRTQLSGTFKFPGTTIAVHRIGYGAMQLAGPHVFGPPRDRPEAVAVLREAIASGVDHIDTSDFYGPHITNRIIREALHPYPEGLTIVTKVGARRGDDGSWILDRSRENLIGSVHDNLRNLGLETLDIVNLRMGGMFAPEPGSLAEPLNVLIELKRQGLVRHIGLSTVTPDQFVEAQSLTDVVCVQNFYNLANRGDDAFIDRLALQGIAYVPYFPLGGFSPLQSSVLDSVAASLGVTPMQVAQAWLLHRSPNILLIAGTSSRIHLRENLGVASLKLAPEVIEQLDSAGPAR; from the coding sequence ATGACCAGACGGACCCAGCTTTCCGGCACCTTCAAATTCCCCGGCACGACGATCGCGGTCCACCGCATCGGCTACGGCGCCATGCAGCTCGCCGGCCCCCACGTCTTCGGGCCGCCCCGCGACCGCCCCGAAGCCGTCGCCGTCCTGCGCGAGGCGATCGCCTCCGGCGTCGATCACATCGACACCAGCGATTTCTACGGCCCTCACATCACCAACCGGATCATCAGGGAAGCGCTTCATCCCTATCCCGAAGGCCTCACCATCGTCACCAAGGTCGGTGCCCGCCGGGGGGATGACGGCTCGTGGATTCTCGATCGTTCCCGTGAAAACCTGATCGGGAGCGTCCACGACAACCTGCGCAACCTCGGCCTCGAAACCCTCGATATCGTCAACCTGCGCATGGGCGGCATGTTCGCGCCGGAGCCCGGATCCCTTGCGGAACCTCTCAACGTGCTCATCGAACTCAAGCGGCAGGGCCTCGTTCGCCACATCGGCCTCAGCACCGTCACGCCGGACCAGTTCGTCGAGGCCCAATCCCTGACAGACGTCGTCTGCGTTCAGAACTTCTACAATCTGGCCAACCGCGGCGATGATGCGTTCATTGACCGCCTCGCCCTGCAGGGCATCGCCTATGTCCCGTACTTCCCCCTCGGCGGTTTCAGCCCGCTGCAGTCCTCCGTCCTGGATTCGGTCGCAGCCTCACTCGGCGTCACACCCATGCAGGTCGCCCAGGCGTGGCTCCTGCATCGCTCCCCCAACATCCTGCTCATCGCTGGAACCTCCAGCCGCATCCACCTGCGTGAAAACCTCGGCGTGGCCAGCCTGAAGCTCGCACCCGAGGTCATCGAGCAGCTTGATTCCGCCGGCCCCGCAAGGTGA
- a CDS encoding YihY/virulence factor BrkB family protein, translating to MEQSLLGFRTSLANHASGLYGRAARAFPPLGEAGSFIREVLRKYHHDDCLSYAASLSFFLTISLIPLTTLFFKLLVLMLGSGAYSASLQRAIGTMYPYLPQGFISDSIAHSRKIGGIGLSWVVLLVGAHWGVNQLDRSLSHIFGLRIKVHRQTRKHNLLRRLGVVLMGLAFLVILLTAGFEWSLRRQAPFSPILMYTFLPPCLGLLLITLILQHIPRRHVKFRHAFLGAAVTTLLWWVAKVGFGYYLIHTPTWGILYGSLGSLMAALVFLYYSCAIFMLGAEVTAAFYRHETGTHDIFRGH from the coding sequence ATGGAACAGTCGCTCCTGGGATTTCGCACGAGCCTGGCGAACCACGCCAGCGGCCTGTACGGCCGGGCCGCGCGGGCCTTCCCCCCCCTGGGGGAGGCGGGATCCTTCATCCGCGAAGTCCTGCGGAAGTACCACCATGACGACTGCCTCTCCTATGCGGCCAGCCTCAGCTTCTTCCTCACCATCTCGCTGATCCCGCTGACGACGCTGTTCTTCAAGCTGCTCGTGCTGATGCTGGGCAGCGGGGCCTACAGCGCCTCCCTGCAGCGGGCCATCGGGACCATGTATCCCTACCTGCCCCAGGGCTTCATCAGCGACAGCATCGCCCACAGCCGGAAGATCGGCGGCATCGGCCTGAGCTGGGTGGTGCTCCTCGTCGGCGCGCACTGGGGCGTGAACCAGCTGGACCGCTCCCTGTCCCACATCTTCGGCCTGCGCATCAAGGTGCACCGCCAGACCCGCAAGCACAACCTGCTGCGGCGCCTGGGCGTGGTGCTCATGGGCCTGGCCTTCCTGGTGATCCTCCTGACGGCGGGCTTCGAGTGGAGCCTGCGCCGCCAGGCCCCGTTCTCCCCCATCCTGATGTACACCTTCCTGCCCCCATGCCTGGGCCTCCTGCTCATCACCCTCATCCTCCAGCACATCCCCCGGCGCCACGTGAAGTTCCGCCACGCCTTCCTGGGCGCGGCGGTCACCACCCTCCTCTGGTGGGTGGCCAAGGTGGGCTTCGGCTACTACCTGATCCACACCCCCACCTGGGGCATCCTGTACGGCTCCCTGGGCAGCCTCATGGCGGCGCTGGTCTTCCTCTACTACAGCTGCGCGATCTTCATGCTGGGGGCGGAGGTGACCGCCGCGTTCTACCGGCACGAGACCGGGACGCACGACATATTCCGGGGACACTAG
- a CDS encoding CoA pyrophosphatase has protein sequence MEPSNRWVPPPGGEPVAWARVEESLRIAQRWPNPFKLSPRTPENPRRAAVAVLLWGDARGAREVVLVQRGSTAPQHAGELAFPGGMAEPGDRDLTATARRELEEELGVKDGLWEMGCFPDGVAKAHTRFTPLFLRWEDPEPRFTLSSEIQAVLRLPLEPLMSAPWGMQRLELRGTALDIPRLELPTAPLWGATAFVLKAWLDVLRNT, from the coding sequence TTGGAACCATCAAATAGATGGGTCCCGCCCCCCGGGGGCGAGCCCGTGGCCTGGGCCCGGGTGGAGGAGAGCCTGCGCATCGCCCAGCGCTGGCCGAACCCCTTCAAGCTGTCCCCGAGGACGCCCGAGAACCCCCGGCGCGCCGCGGTGGCGGTGCTGCTCTGGGGGGACGCCCGGGGCGCCCGGGAGGTGGTGCTGGTGCAGCGGGGCTCCACCGCGCCCCAGCACGCCGGGGAGCTGGCCTTCCCCGGGGGCATGGCCGAGCCCGGGGACCGGGACCTCACCGCCACGGCCCGCCGCGAACTGGAGGAGGAGCTGGGGGTGAAGGACGGCCTGTGGGAGATGGGATGCTTCCCCGACGGGGTGGCCAAGGCCCACACCCGGTTCACGCCGCTCTTCCTGCGCTGGGAGGACCCGGAGCCCCGGTTCACGCTCAGCTCGGAGATCCAGGCCGTCCTGCGCCTGCCCCTGGAGCCCCTGATGAGCGCTCCTTGGGGGATGCAGCGCCTTGAGCTGAGGGGCACGGCCCTGGACATCCCCCGGCTGGAACTGCCCACGGCGCCCCTCTGGGGGGCCACCGCCTTCGTCCTCAAGGCCTGGCTGGACGTGCTGCGCAACACCTGA
- a CDS encoding bifunctional (p)ppGpp synthetase/guanosine-3',5'-bis(diphosphate) 3'-pyrophosphohydrolase, with translation MTTTVVNDASPGGGSCLTLEGAYDQVRSKFLFHHPDGDTALLDRAFKVGKKMHATQKRKSGEPYFFHPLAVADSLAEWRLDAVSVACAILHDTVEDTLMTIEEVRKQFGEEVADIVDGLTKMSKLSFTDRTLLNAENVRKLLVAMGKDVRVLLVKLADRLHNMRTLASMREEKRRRIARETLELYAPLANRLGMGTVRAELEDLAFANLEPERFAEMRKVIDQKRSKSAPMVEEIKKTLQSALRAQGIHAEILYREKHLYGIWKKMGLQEKSLDDIHDWLAYRILCPDRASCYTAMGLVHALYKPIPGRFKDYISLPKDNGYQSIHTSVLMPGGDSFEVQFRTQDMDDHAEAGIAAHWTYKEGKIANKQEINQASFLRRMVELHQESRDSRDLVANLKGELSFQRIQVFTPKGDLRSLPENSTPIDFAYSIHTEVGHHCVGAKVNGRMVPLRHPLQNGDRVEIFTRADHKPSRDWLSVVVSAGAKAKIQTYIREEERAHAILIGKERLDREARTLGIRLDAPESHVALEARLKELKIPSWDAFYAQVGFNRITCRKLLEPLVPEASKAAKEEKPPEVFHDTVLVDDNVGILYSLAVCCKPIWGDEIVGYTTRGRGISIHRANCPHLSSSAPNPERLVSVAWGKASKGLFNTELVVTTEDRPGMVASISNAIQKAGHNMQRFSGSSSEEGGGVFYIALRVKDRNHIVELMGTIRKLKGVFTVDRVRGSYFGTIK, from the coding sequence ATGACAACGACGGTCGTGAATGACGCCTCCCCTGGCGGGGGCTCGTGCCTTACTCTCGAAGGGGCCTACGACCAGGTCCGCTCCAAGTTCCTCTTCCACCACCCCGACGGCGACACCGCGCTGCTCGACCGGGCCTTCAAGGTCGGCAAGAAGATGCACGCCACCCAGAAGCGCAAGAGCGGCGAGCCCTACTTCTTCCACCCCCTGGCCGTGGCGGACTCCCTGGCGGAGTGGCGCCTGGACGCGGTGAGCGTGGCCTGCGCCATCCTCCACGACACGGTGGAGGACACCCTCATGACCATCGAGGAGGTCCGCAAGCAGTTCGGGGAGGAGGTGGCCGACATCGTCGACGGCCTCACCAAGATGAGCAAGCTCAGCTTCACGGACCGCACGCTGCTCAACGCCGAGAACGTGCGCAAGCTCCTGGTGGCCATGGGCAAGGACGTGCGCGTGCTGCTGGTCAAGCTCGCCGACCGGCTCCACAACATGCGCACCCTGGCCTCCATGCGGGAGGAGAAGCGCCGCCGAATCGCCCGGGAGACCCTGGAGCTCTACGCGCCGCTGGCCAACCGCCTGGGCATGGGCACCGTGCGCGCCGAGCTGGAGGACCTGGCATTTGCCAACCTCGAGCCCGAGCGGTTCGCGGAGATGCGCAAGGTCATCGACCAGAAGCGCAGCAAGAGCGCGCCCATGGTGGAGGAGATCAAGAAGACGCTCCAGTCCGCCCTGCGGGCGCAGGGCATCCACGCCGAGATCCTCTACCGGGAGAAGCACCTCTACGGCATCTGGAAGAAGATGGGACTCCAGGAGAAGAGCCTGGACGACATCCACGACTGGCTCGCCTACCGCATCCTCTGCCCCGACCGGGCCTCCTGCTACACGGCCATGGGCCTGGTGCACGCCCTCTACAAGCCCATCCCGGGCCGGTTCAAGGACTACATCAGCCTGCCCAAGGACAACGGCTACCAGAGCATCCACACCAGCGTGCTCATGCCCGGCGGGGACTCCTTCGAGGTGCAGTTCCGCACCCAGGACATGGACGACCACGCCGAGGCCGGCATCGCCGCCCATTGGACCTACAAGGAAGGCAAGATCGCCAACAAGCAGGAGATCAACCAGGCCTCCTTCCTGCGGCGAATGGTGGAGCTGCACCAGGAGTCCCGGGACAGCCGGGACCTGGTGGCCAACCTCAAGGGCGAGCTCAGCTTCCAGCGCATCCAGGTGTTCACGCCCAAGGGCGACCTGCGCAGCCTGCCGGAGAACTCCACCCCCATCGACTTCGCCTACTCCATCCACACCGAGGTGGGCCACCACTGCGTGGGCGCCAAGGTCAACGGGCGCATGGTGCCGCTGCGCCACCCCCTCCAGAACGGCGACCGCGTGGAGATCTTCACGAGGGCCGACCACAAGCCCAGCCGCGACTGGCTGAGCGTGGTGGTGTCGGCCGGGGCCAAGGCCAAGATCCAGACCTACATCCGCGAGGAGGAGCGGGCCCACGCGATCCTGATCGGCAAGGAGCGCCTGGACCGGGAGGCCCGCACCCTGGGCATCCGCCTGGACGCGCCCGAGTCCCACGTGGCCCTGGAGGCCCGGCTCAAGGAGCTCAAGATCCCCTCCTGGGACGCCTTCTACGCCCAGGTGGGCTTCAACCGCATCACCTGCCGCAAGCTCCTGGAGCCCCTGGTGCCCGAGGCGTCCAAGGCCGCCAAGGAGGAGAAGCCGCCCGAGGTCTTCCACGACACGGTGCTGGTGGACGACAACGTGGGGATCCTCTACTCCCTGGCGGTGTGCTGCAAGCCCATCTGGGGCGACGAGATCGTCGGCTACACCACGAGGGGCCGCGGCATCTCCATCCACCGGGCCAACTGCCCCCACCTCAGCTCGTCGGCCCCCAATCCGGAGCGCCTGGTGAGCGTGGCCTGGGGCAAGGCCTCCAAGGGGCTCTTCAACACAGAGCTGGTGGTGACCACCGAGGACCGCCCCGGCATGGTGGCCTCCATCTCCAACGCCATCCAGAAGGCCGGCCACAACATGCAGCGGTTCAGCGGGTCCAGCTCCGAGGAGGGCGGCGGGGTCTTCTACATCGCCCTGAGGGTGAAGGACCGCAACCACATCGTCGAGCTCATGGGCACGATCCGGAAGCTCAAGGGCGTCTTCACCGTCGATCGCGTCAGGGGGTCCTATTTTGGAACCATCAAATAG
- a CDS encoding molybdopterin molybdotransferase MoeA: MCAAPLLPLEDALRILAAAFPPPETPEIRADRDDPALDLSSMDGAALSSRDLAAPRRVLGTLFAGDDPAAFRVEPGTCVRIMTGAALPPGADAVVPVEDLVQGPEGLTPAAPPPPGSNVRPRGSQARKGDLLLAAGAAAGAGRAGLLAQVGMPAPPLARVRVGIVPTGDELTDRPAPHQIRDSNGPMLEALAHALGADVVRLPPLPDRPEAVRDFLRGLGSLQILVTSGGVSAGDKDHLPRVLEDLGARILFHKIRLKPGKPMLTALLDGRVILGLPGNPVSSYMNALLFLPVAMAGIQGRRAPDPWKEGRLAAAVRNPGDRPLLQPCRRDGKELHPLESKGSADLVRLAQADAFAWVPEGGMEAGPTRYLDVL, encoded by the coding sequence ATGTGCGCCGCCCCCCTCCTCCCCCTTGAAGATGCCCTCCGGATCCTGGCCGCCGCCTTTCCTCCCCCGGAAACCCCGGAAATCCGCGCCGACCGGGACGATCCGGCCCTGGACCTGAGCTCCATGGACGGAGCCGCCCTCAGCAGCCGGGACCTCGCCGCGCCCCGCCGGGTCCTGGGCACCCTCTTCGCCGGGGACGACCCCGCCGCCTTCCGGGTGGAACCCGGCACCTGCGTGCGCATCATGACCGGGGCCGCCCTGCCCCCCGGGGCCGACGCCGTGGTGCCCGTGGAGGACCTCGTCCAGGGGCCCGAGGGCCTGACCCCGGCGGCGCCCCCCCCGCCCGGATCCAATGTGCGCCCCCGGGGCTCCCAGGCCCGGAAGGGGGACCTGCTTCTGGCCGCCGGCGCCGCGGCGGGAGCGGGCCGGGCGGGTCTCCTGGCCCAGGTGGGGATGCCGGCGCCCCCCCTCGCACGGGTCCGCGTGGGGATCGTCCCCACCGGCGACGAGCTCACCGACCGTCCCGCGCCCCACCAGATCCGGGACAGCAACGGGCCCATGCTGGAGGCCCTGGCCCACGCCCTGGGCGCCGACGTGGTCCGGCTCCCCCCCCTCCCGGACCGCCCCGAGGCCGTGCGCGACTTCCTCCGGGGCCTGGGCTCCCTGCAGATACTGGTCACCTCCGGCGGCGTGTCGGCCGGGGACAAGGACCACCTCCCCCGGGTCCTGGAGGACCTGGGCGCCCGCATCCTCTTCCACAAGATCCGCCTCAAGCCCGGCAAGCCCATGCTCACGGCCCTCCTGGACGGGCGGGTGATCCTGGGCCTCCCCGGCAACCCGGTGTCCTCCTACATGAACGCCCTGCTCTTCCTGCCCGTGGCCATGGCGGGGATCCAGGGCCGGCGCGCCCCCGACCCGTGGAAGGAGGGGCGCCTGGCCGCCGCGGTGCGCAACCCCGGGGACCGGCCCCTGCTCCAGCCCTGCCGGCGCGACGGGAAGGAACTCCATCCCCTGGAAAGCAAGGGCTCCGCGGACCTGGTGCGCCTGGCCCAGGCCGACGCCTTCGCGTGGGTGCCCGAGGGCGGAATGGAGGCCGGCCCGACCCGGTACCTGGACGTCCTATAG
- a CDS encoding methyl-accepting chemotaxis protein, whose product MAKRGLALKFFLPVGGALALVVGVVVLFIGSLQTRRAEQAFREHLTSLATTSRSMMHSEAEDYCRSRGMKFHRVIVGDKAEAGEEGAYEQSVLRSFGGDAKLESMAREFTDGEGRPNLVAFAPARIAESCVTCHQAFGIDRFKGSKVGDLVAAFGVSVSMEPLRREVRNLRILCLGAGLLVLAAISALITYFVRRVILAPLAELSGSILRIAQGDLTVRTEVRSDDEIGQLGSAFNGMVHDLNGALLRVEKASEQVASGSTELAASADEMVRTVDDAARGGEALREAGQQVMTALQRLMGNVQAMDEHTRRTVAETGVAVRDTDQGALAGQGAAQGMQQIEQATSRINQAIRVIQDIARQTNLLSLNAAIEAAKAGAQGKGFAVVAEEVRKLAERSALAAREIEEIIGQTQDAVKGGVQSVATTLERLDDIRSRISEVSGSIRGIEGLAREQGQTGVEVKGLMEHTSTRLEQNAAATAELSATVHEITRTAEELSGVAEEMKDLVQKFRL is encoded by the coding sequence ATGGCCAAGCGTGGTCTGGCGTTGAAGTTCTTCCTTCCCGTCGGCGGCGCCCTGGCCCTGGTGGTGGGGGTGGTGGTGCTCTTCATCGGGTCCCTCCAGACCCGGAGGGCGGAGCAGGCCTTCCGGGAGCACCTCACCTCCCTGGCCACCACCTCCCGGTCCATGATGCATTCGGAGGCGGAGGACTACTGCCGCTCCCGGGGCATGAAGTTCCACCGGGTCATCGTGGGGGACAAGGCCGAGGCCGGGGAGGAGGGCGCCTACGAGCAGAGCGTCCTGCGGTCCTTCGGGGGCGACGCGAAGCTGGAGTCGATGGCCCGGGAGTTCACGGACGGCGAAGGCAGACCCAACCTCGTGGCCTTCGCCCCGGCCCGGATCGCCGAATCCTGCGTGACCTGCCACCAGGCCTTCGGCATCGACCGGTTCAAGGGAAGCAAGGTGGGGGACCTGGTGGCGGCCTTCGGGGTCTCCGTCTCCATGGAGCCCCTGCGCCGGGAGGTGCGCAACCTCAGGATCCTGTGCCTGGGGGCTGGGCTCCTGGTGCTCGCGGCGATCAGCGCCCTGATCACCTACTTCGTCCGGCGGGTCATCCTGGCCCCCCTGGCTGAACTGTCAGGGTCGATCCTGAGGATCGCCCAGGGGGATCTCACCGTCCGCACCGAGGTGCGCAGCGACGACGAGATCGGCCAGCTGGGGTCGGCCTTCAACGGGATGGTCCACGACCTCAACGGGGCGCTGCTCAGGGTGGAGAAGGCCTCGGAACAGGTGGCCTCGGGCAGCACCGAACTCGCGGCCAGCGCCGACGAGATGGTGCGGACGGTGGACGACGCGGCCCGGGGGGGCGAGGCCCTGCGGGAGGCCGGACAGCAGGTGATGACGGCCCTGCAGCGCCTCATGGGCAACGTCCAGGCCATGGACGAGCACACCCGGCGCACGGTGGCGGAGACCGGCGTCGCGGTGCGGGACACGGACCAGGGCGCCCTGGCCGGCCAGGGCGCGGCACAAGGGATGCAGCAGATCGAACAGGCCACCTCCCGCATCAACCAGGCCATCCGGGTCATCCAGGACATCGCCCGGCAGACCAACCTGCTTTCGCTCAACGCCGCCATCGAGGCCGCCAAGGCCGGGGCCCAGGGCAAGGGCTTCGCCGTGGTGGCCGAGGAGGTCCGCAAGCTGGCCGAACGCAGCGCCCTGGCCGCCCGGGAGATCGAGGAGATCATCGGCCAGACCCAGGACGCCGTGAAGGGCGGGGTGCAGAGCGTCGCCACCACCCTGGAGCGCCTGGACGACATCCGGAGCCGCATCTCCGAGGTGTCCGGCAGCATCCGCGGCATCGAGGGCCTCGCACGGGAACAGGGGCAGACCGGGGTGGAGGTGAAGGGCCTGATGGAGCACACCTCCACCCGCCTGGAGCAGAACGCCGCGGCCACCGCGGAGCTGTCGGCCACCGTCCACGAGATCACCCGGACCGCAGAGGAACTCTCCGGCGTTGCGGAGGAGATGAAGGACCTGGTGCAGAAGTTCAGGCTATAG
- a CDS encoding LytTR family DNA-binding domain-containing protein — MRRLNALVVDDEPLARERMTRLLEEAGCEVVGNLGNGLALLEWLQGPAEADVIFLDIQMPGPNCMEVLADARNPPPVVFVTAFSEYAVRAFELSAVDYLLKPVFEERLFKCLQRVRERLVRRLSPSELRSLLPTLPRFPILAGEGEIFMELSHVTHFELSQDRVWAFRGLNRYLTRWTTLSDVEDAFPEEGMLRIQRHILLRPEMVRGFRPLATGRIKVLVAPRVELTVSRAMTPTTRKRIDPATK, encoded by the coding sequence ATGCGACGTCTGAATGCCTTGGTCGTGGATGATGAACCTTTGGCCCGGGAACGAATGACGCGGCTCCTCGAGGAGGCCGGCTGCGAAGTGGTCGGCAACCTCGGGAATGGCCTGGCCCTCCTGGAGTGGCTCCAGGGGCCCGCCGAGGCTGACGTGATCTTCCTCGACATCCAGATGCCGGGACCCAATTGCATGGAGGTCCTGGCCGACGCGCGGAATCCCCCCCCGGTCGTATTCGTGACGGCCTTTTCGGAATACGCGGTCCGGGCCTTCGAACTCTCGGCGGTGGACTACCTCCTGAAGCCCGTTTTCGAGGAACGCCTGTTCAAGTGCCTCCAGCGGGTCCGGGAGCGCCTGGTCCGGCGCCTCAGCCCCTCCGAGTTGCGCAGCCTTCTCCCCACGCTCCCGCGGTTTCCGATCCTTGCGGGGGAAGGGGAGATCTTCATGGAATTGAGCCACGTGACCCATTTCGAGCTCAGCCAGGACCGGGTCTGGGCGTTCCGGGGCCTGAACAGGTACCTGACCCGCTGGACCACGCTTTCCGATGTGGAGGACGCGTTCCCCGAGGAAGGCATGCTGCGCATCCAGCGCCACATCCTCCTGCGCCCCGAAATGGTCAGGGGGTTCCGGCCCCTGGCCACGGGAAGGATCAAGGTGCTGGTCGCGCCCCGGGTGGAACTGACCGTCAGCCGGGCCATGACGCCGACGACCCGGAAACGGATCGACCCGGCCACGAAGTGA
- a CDS encoding sensor histidine kinase yields the protein MWKSRVSILACYLLWVLAVLVGHGLNGRLGNPWLWGNAVISPFTHVVTFVFLAPLPWLLTQRFRTPWAFILGLLLSLAGCELVAAALPFPDAWMLANGRFDFNFRKVVLLYTSLVGPALMVVGGLIAARARSEELREASMTEAQIAKTRLLQSQIHPHVLFNALNGLAELVHKDPVSAERAIHHLSDLLRRILRASEQATFPLGEERSLVTDYLAIESMRLGSRLRVAWEWDDRLDTLEIPPLLLQPLVENAIKHGISPSLEGGDLIVRAQGADGLVTFQIWNSGEPFLLKRQSQGVGVKNLRARLALAYGDEAQFSLGASEGGTLARIELKIL from the coding sequence ATGTGGAAGAGCAGGGTTTCGATCCTGGCCTGCTACCTCCTGTGGGTCCTCGCCGTTCTCGTCGGACACGGCCTGAACGGAAGGCTCGGCAATCCCTGGTTGTGGGGGAACGCGGTCATCTCCCCCTTCACGCACGTCGTGACGTTCGTTTTCCTCGCTCCCCTGCCGTGGCTCCTGACGCAGCGGTTCCGGACTCCCTGGGCCTTCATCCTGGGGCTTCTGCTCTCCCTTGCCGGTTGCGAACTGGTGGCCGCGGCGCTCCCGTTCCCTGATGCCTGGATGCTTGCCAATGGCCGATTCGATTTCAATTTCCGCAAGGTCGTCCTCCTCTACACGTCCCTGGTGGGGCCGGCCCTGATGGTCGTGGGAGGTCTCATCGCCGCCCGGGCCCGTTCCGAAGAACTTCGAGAAGCCTCGATGACCGAAGCCCAGATCGCCAAGACGCGGCTCCTCCAGAGCCAGATCCATCCCCATGTGCTTTTCAACGCACTGAACGGGTTGGCGGAGCTGGTCCACAAGGACCCCGTGTCGGCGGAGCGGGCCATCCATCACCTTTCGGACCTCCTGCGGCGGATCCTGCGGGCCTCGGAACAGGCGACCTTCCCCCTTGGCGAGGAGCGCAGCCTCGTGACGGACTATCTGGCCATCGAATCCATGCGCCTGGGAAGCCGGCTCCGGGTGGCCTGGGAGTGGGACGACCGCCTGGATACCCTGGAAATCCCGCCCCTCCTTCTGCAACCGCTCGTGGAGAACGCCATCAAGCACGGGATTTCCCCGAGTCTCGAGGGCGGCGACCTGATCGTCCGGGCGCAGGGGGCGGACGGCCTGGTCACCTTCCAGATCTGGAATTCCGGTGAGCCCTTCCTCCTGAAACGGCAAAGCCAGGGCGTCGGCGTGAAGAACCTCAGGGCCCGCCTGGCGCTTGCCTACGGGGACGAGGCGCAGTTCTCGCTGGGAGCCTCCGAAGGCGGCACCCTCGCCCGGATCGAACTTAAAATCCTCTAG